One genomic region from Siniperca chuatsi isolate FFG_IHB_CAS linkage group LG18, ASM2008510v1, whole genome shotgun sequence encodes:
- the naif1 gene encoding nuclear apoptosis-inducing factor 1 isoform X2 yields the protein MASVAKKRKMNFSEREVEIIVEEIEKQKHTLVNHFNAGVTHMAKNNAWVDILKKVNAVTTCPRELPEVKKKWSDMKTEVRRKVAQARAAIEGTSSECTPVPVILTAMQQRICNLLGEATIISLPAGDSDAEITLPVTVNAATTVTLAETETTYHTLEDGGVVEYCTTTVSDSTPTVVAAVEAPVEMLASSSASPPPPQGQAKPQELKSRIALNSARLLQEQRVTNVHIRQIAQHLEGQNELLQMMRRSQEAQAFAQERQALALEGTQAALLALVQMLRPALKDLRKFLQSGTEVVNPSSSAAGATADGAGIEEQSRPKTPPPTPQQAEETQ from the exons ATGGCATCGGTCgcgaaaaagagaaaaatgaattTCTCggagagagaggtggaaatTATTGTGGAAGAAATAGagaaacaaaagcacacactgGTTAACCACTTCAATGCTGGAGTCACCCACATGGCAAAGAATAACGCCTGGGTGGATATCCTGAAAAAGGTGAACGCTGTCACCACCTGTCCCAGAGAGTTGCCCGAGGTGAAAAAGAAGTGGTCTGACATGAAGACGGAGGTTCGGCGGAAAGTGGCACAGGCGCGGGCTGCTATAGAGGGGACCTCTTCTGAATGCACTCCAGTTCCCGTCATCCTCACTGCTATGCAGCAGAGGATCTGTAACCTCCTGGGGGAGGCCACCATCATCAGCTTACCTGCAGGAGACTCGGATGCTGAGATAACTTTACCTGTTACAGTGAACGCCGCCACCACCGTCACACTAGCAGAGA CTGAAACAACTTACCACACCCTGGAGGACGGAGGCGTGGTGGAGTACTGCACCACCACTGTAAGCGACTCCACTCCCACTGTGGTGGCGGCCGTTGAGGCTCCAGTGGAAATGCTGGCCTCATCCTCAGCTTCCCCGCCTCCGCCTCAGGGTCAGGCCAAACCTCAGGAGCTGAAGAGCCGCATCGCCCTCAACTCAGCCCGCCTGCTGCAGGAGCAGAGAGTCACCAACGTCCACATCCGACAGATTGCCCAGCACCTGGAGGGCCAGAATGAGCTGTTGCAGATGATGCGGCGCTCCCAGGAGGCTCAGGCATTCGCCCAGGAAAGACAGGCCTTGGCGCTGGAAGGTACCCAGGCTGCCCTGCTAGCATTAGTGCAGATGCTCAGGCCTGCTCTCAAAGACCTGCGCAAATTCTTGCAGAGTGGGACTGAGGTTGTAAACCCCAGCAGCTCAGCAGCAGGAGCGACAGCTGATGGGGCAGGAATAGAGGAGCAGAGCAGGCCCAAAACCCCTCCACCTACTCCACAGCAAGCCGAGGAGACGCAGTAG
- the naif1 gene encoding nuclear apoptosis-inducing factor 1 isoform X1: MASVAKKRKMNFSEREVEIIVEEIEKQKHTLVNHFNAGVTHMAKNNAWVDILKKVNAVTTCPRELPEVKKKWSDMKTEVRRKVAQARAAIEGTSSECTPVPVILTAMQQRICNLLGEATIISLPAGDSDAEITLPVTVNAATTVTLAETLPAGSGTVCDEAKPLNAETTYHTLEDGGVVEYCTTTVSDSTPTVVAAVEAPVEMLASSSASPPPPQGQAKPQELKSRIALNSARLLQEQRVTNVHIRQIAQHLEGQNELLQMMRRSQEAQAFAQERQALALEGTQAALLALVQMLRPALKDLRKFLQSGTEVVNPSSSAAGATADGAGIEEQSRPKTPPPTPQQAEETQ; this comes from the exons ATGGCATCGGTCgcgaaaaagagaaaaatgaattTCTCggagagagaggtggaaatTATTGTGGAAGAAATAGagaaacaaaagcacacactgGTTAACCACTTCAATGCTGGAGTCACCCACATGGCAAAGAATAACGCCTGGGTGGATATCCTGAAAAAGGTGAACGCTGTCACCACCTGTCCCAGAGAGTTGCCCGAGGTGAAAAAGAAGTGGTCTGACATGAAGACGGAGGTTCGGCGGAAAGTGGCACAGGCGCGGGCTGCTATAGAGGGGACCTCTTCTGAATGCACTCCAGTTCCCGTCATCCTCACTGCTATGCAGCAGAGGATCTGTAACCTCCTGGGGGAGGCCACCATCATCAGCTTACCTGCAGGAGACTCGGATGCTGAGATAACTTTACCTGTTACAGTGAACGCCGCCACCACCGTCACACTAGCAGAGA CACTTCCAGCTGGCTCAGGTACAGTCTGTGATGAAGCAAAGCCACTGAATG CTGAAACAACTTACCACACCCTGGAGGACGGAGGCGTGGTGGAGTACTGCACCACCACTGTAAGCGACTCCACTCCCACTGTGGTGGCGGCCGTTGAGGCTCCAGTGGAAATGCTGGCCTCATCCTCAGCTTCCCCGCCTCCGCCTCAGGGTCAGGCCAAACCTCAGGAGCTGAAGAGCCGCATCGCCCTCAACTCAGCCCGCCTGCTGCAGGAGCAGAGAGTCACCAACGTCCACATCCGACAGATTGCCCAGCACCTGGAGGGCCAGAATGAGCTGTTGCAGATGATGCGGCGCTCCCAGGAGGCTCAGGCATTCGCCCAGGAAAGACAGGCCTTGGCGCTGGAAGGTACCCAGGCTGCCCTGCTAGCATTAGTGCAGATGCTCAGGCCTGCTCTCAAAGACCTGCGCAAATTCTTGCAGAGTGGGACTGAGGTTGTAAACCCCAGCAGCTCAGCAGCAGGAGCGACAGCTGATGGGGCAGGAATAGAGGAGCAGAGCAGGCCCAAAACCCCTCCACCTACTCCACAGCAAGCCGAGGAGACGCAGTAG